A DNA window from Chryseobacterium sp. MEBOG06 contains the following coding sequences:
- a CDS encoding alpha/beta fold hydrolase: MPIITVNNRQVHIQELNKGAEQTVVLIHGMFSNLSIYYFNIAPILAKHFHVVMYDLKSHGMSERFLDGYDLDTMSSDLIGLMDHLQLEKVHLTGYSFGGLIALKTALKYPERVNQLVVMEAPDPQDEKARNIIDEYSKEFLEHYVANFTDTTKVQMGKRQMEKNHRMYEFLFNQTSIKADMIREKHFLGEADFNQLKASTLLLYGADSNCRPTGEWLQSQIGESELELISGDHNIPIQEPQLIAETIAQFLSNILTKNHG; encoded by the coding sequence ATGCCAATAATCACTGTCAATAACAGACAAGTTCATATACAGGAACTCAATAAAGGAGCCGAACAAACCGTGGTACTCATCCACGGTATGTTCAGTAACCTGTCCATTTATTATTTTAATATTGCCCCCATTCTGGCAAAACATTTCCATGTGGTGATGTACGATCTGAAAAGTCACGGGATGAGTGAACGTTTTTTGGATGGGTACGACCTTGATACTATGTCATCCGATCTGATAGGTTTAATGGATCACCTTCAACTGGAAAAAGTACATCTTACAGGCTATAGCTTCGGCGGTCTTATTGCTTTAAAAACAGCATTGAAATATCCCGAACGTGTCAATCAACTGGTGGTGATGGAAGCTCCGGATCCGCAGGATGAAAAAGCAAGGAATATCATTGATGAATACAGCAAGGAATTCCTTGAGCATTATGTAGCCAATTTTACAGATACTACCAAAGTCCAGATGGGCAAAAGACAAATGGAAAAGAACCATCGTATGTATGAGTTTCTGTTTAATCAAACCAGCATCAAAGCAGATATGATCAGGGAAAAACATTTCCTTGGGGAAGCTGATTTCAACCAACTGAAAGCTTCTACTTTACTGCTTTACGGTGCGGATTCCAACTGCAGACCTACAGGAGAATGGCTGCAGTCTCAAATCGGCGAATCCGAACTTGAATTAATTTCCGGCGATCACAATATTCCCATCCAGGAACCTCAGCTCATTGCAGAGACGATCGCTCAGTTTTTATCTAATATCTTAACGAAGAACCATGGCTAA
- a CDS encoding N-6 DNA methylase, producing MLQLQINGNKIFAPLKNKELIKTPEEEIRQKYIIKLVNSYGYSLDQMDQEVKLTSSKRGTGRASADIVVWRSKEDKKKGKNPIIVIECKAEYIDIKSEDYYQGQNYARFANSPFFVTTNEKETKVFKVNLDVTPKTLSDEILDIPNAKEANNDDKIKKLLAQTKAFERDEFSKLLFQCHNVIRNNDKLSPEAAFDEISKILFMKIRYERNPDEENIFTLKQFEKQEANYEKNIRPVNIKRNGPKDDIPYMDYWFELTKDEFEEDELFDRNEKIKIKEASFKDIVRKLQKYNLSTTNDDVKGIAFEEFLGGTFRGELGQFFTPRTIVDFMVDVLDPQEDEVMCDPCCGSGGFLIKAFEYVRDKIEQDIKAEKDKVNLAFDESSIGKSEIELEKLKEVSNTIIQKLGYETQIRKSSEQEIAKEKSKFISRLEKLSASCVFGTDANPRMARTAKMNMIMHGDGHGGVHHRDGLLNINGIFENRFDVILTNPPFGARVEKSLLITKADQITDENRIAKYKKMYGAKVYDKAMEQLLFDEETTKGKPVLDTLYIGKEGLSGLTEVLFIERCINLLKPGGRLGIVLPEGVLNTQNLAKVRQYFESVAKLILIVSIPQDVFMKSGATVKSSLLFMKKFTQNETDLWKQYEDEAITVVSAKYEEELKDIEHQLTLRGKNAASTIVKKELRARKKKITEDIEIEVRQIVKEKFDYEIPIATVEKAGISSTGTSIDNELEDVILPQYVPYRKQNELWKELKPIFKYKWDTKTGRTERKKNNLEPILMEW from the coding sequence ATGTTACAACTCCAAATAAACGGTAATAAAATTTTTGCTCCTTTAAAAAACAAAGAGCTTATTAAAACTCCAGAAGAAGAAATTAGACAAAAATATATTATAAAACTTGTCAATTCTTACGGATATTCGCTAGATCAGATGGATCAAGAAGTTAAACTAACAAGTTCAAAAAGAGGTACTGGTAGAGCTAGTGCTGATATAGTTGTATGGCGCAGTAAAGAGGACAAGAAAAAAGGAAAGAACCCAATAATTGTCATAGAATGTAAGGCAGAATATATAGATATTAAGAGTGAGGATTACTATCAAGGGCAAAACTATGCTCGTTTTGCAAATTCACCATTCTTTGTGACAACTAATGAGAAGGAGACAAAAGTTTTCAAAGTCAATTTGGATGTAACTCCCAAAACTTTAAGTGATGAAATTTTAGATATACCTAATGCTAAAGAAGCAAATAATGATGATAAAATAAAAAAATTATTGGCGCAAACTAAGGCATTTGAACGTGATGAATTCTCTAAACTTTTATTCCAATGTCATAATGTAATCCGTAATAATGATAAATTATCACCTGAAGCTGCCTTTGATGAGATTAGTAAAATTCTCTTTATGAAGATAAGGTACGAAAGAAATCCTGATGAGGAAAATATTTTCACCTTAAAACAATTTGAAAAGCAAGAAGCTAATTACGAGAAAAATATTCGACCAGTTAATATTAAAAGAAACGGACCTAAAGATGATATTCCATATATGGATTATTGGTTTGAATTAACAAAGGATGAATTTGAAGAAGATGAATTATTTGATAGAAATGAAAAAATAAAAATAAAAGAGGCTTCTTTTAAAGATATAGTGCGGAAACTTCAAAAATATAATCTATCCACAACCAACGATGACGTAAAAGGTATTGCATTTGAAGAGTTCTTAGGAGGTACATTTAGAGGAGAATTAGGGCAATTTTTTACACCTAGAACTATTGTAGACTTTATGGTAGATGTATTAGATCCTCAGGAGGACGAAGTTATGTGTGATCCTTGTTGTGGTTCTGGTGGATTCTTAATTAAAGCTTTTGAATATGTTAGAGATAAAATAGAGCAAGATATTAAAGCTGAAAAAGATAAAGTTAACCTTGCTTTTGATGAATCGTCTATAGGGAAGTCGGAAATTGAACTTGAAAAATTAAAAGAAGTTTCCAATACCATAATTCAAAAACTAGGTTATGAGACTCAAATTAGAAAAAGTAGTGAACAAGAAATAGCTAAGGAAAAAAGCAAGTTTATTTCCAGACTTGAAAAGCTTTCGGCTTCTTGTGTTTTTGGTACAGATGCCAATCCAAGAATGGCCAGAACAGCCAAAATGAATATGATTATGCACGGTGATGGACATGGAGGAGTTCATCATAGAGATGGACTTTTAAACATTAATGGTATTTTTGAAAATAGATTTGATGTAATATTAACTAATCCTCCTTTTGGTGCAAGAGTAGAAAAATCATTGTTGATAACTAAAGCCGACCAGATAACTGATGAAAATCGAATAGCTAAATATAAAAAGATGTATGGAGCAAAGGTTTATGACAAGGCAATGGAACAACTCCTTTTTGATGAAGAAACCACCAAAGGAAAGCCTGTATTAGACACCTTATATATTGGAAAAGAAGGGTTAAGTGGGCTAACAGAAGTTTTGTTCATTGAAAGATGTATAAATCTACTTAAACCAGGAGGCCGATTGGGTATTGTTTTACCTGAAGGTGTATTGAATACACAGAATTTAGCAAAAGTTAGACAGTATTTTGAAAGTGTTGCCAAATTGATTCTTATTGTTTCCATTCCACAGGATGTATTTATGAAAAGTGGGGCTACTGTAAAGTCAAGTCTTCTATTTATGAAAAAATTTACACAAAATGAAACCGATCTATGGAAACAATATGAGGATGAAGCTATAACGGTAGTATCTGCAAAATATGAAGAAGAATTAAAAGATATAGAACACCAATTAACTTTAAGAGGAAAGAATGCAGCCTCAACGATTGTAAAAAAAGAACTGAGAGCAAGAAAGAAAAAAATCACAGAGGATATCGAAATAGAAGTTAGACAGATTGTAAAGGAAAAATTCGATTATGAAATTCCTATTGCTACCGTTGAAAAAGCAGGAATAAGCAGCACTGGGACATCCATAGACAATGAATTAGAAGATGTTATTTTACCTCAATATGTACCATATCGTAAACAAAACGAATTATGGAAAGAATTAAAACCTATATTCAAATATAAATGGGATACCAAAACAGGTAGAACAGAGAGGAAAAAAAATAATCTTGAACCAATTTTAATGGAATGGTAA
- a CDS encoding condensation domain-containing protein, protein MIKRKLMMVERIMYVDPETPVNCIFAAKIKGELPEQNFKTALEKIQQKHALLRVVIDSKSEKYPFFIEEKEIAPIPLRIVERKTDQDWLTESQKEWKILFEEEKTPLARVVWVRGQDFSEVFWAIPHCISDGTTGVTLMQELLQLLDNPDLELEPYEAFTSVDEFLPSNFNVKTKKFKANLYLMFAKFFFLLQPKSKKKNLGNNYVLHQKLDAETTSQITERCKANGISVHALLCSAFMQAFQEVKGKEAKGKVISPVDVRHFIPEIKEDHLFAFAPTVDLALKKGSSDLLNNARHIKEDLVQKIGKMEARELLWMGEQMHPIVDRMISMLKSSNGGHDVTLSNMGRINIPSEYKNFSIETIFSPTVAFPWLNSNTLVTSTYNRQMDFIFLSNEDFLPKAEAAKIKEKAIALMTTS, encoded by the coding sequence ATGATCAAAAGAAAACTAATGATGGTGGAAAGGATCATGTATGTAGATCCCGAAACCCCCGTAAACTGTATATTTGCAGCCAAAATAAAAGGAGAACTTCCGGAGCAGAATTTTAAAACTGCTCTGGAAAAAATCCAGCAAAAACACGCGTTGCTAAGAGTGGTTATCGACTCTAAAAGTGAGAAATATCCCTTTTTTATAGAAGAAAAAGAGATCGCTCCTATCCCACTCCGCATCGTAGAAAGAAAAACAGACCAGGATTGGCTGACAGAGTCTCAAAAAGAATGGAAAATCTTATTTGAGGAAGAAAAAACACCACTAGCCCGTGTAGTGTGGGTAAGAGGACAGGATTTTTCTGAAGTCTTTTGGGCCATTCCACATTGTATTTCAGACGGAACTACCGGAGTTACCTTAATGCAGGAGCTGCTTCAGCTTTTGGATAATCCAGATCTGGAGTTAGAACCTTACGAAGCGTTCACCTCCGTAGATGAATTTCTCCCTTCCAACTTTAATGTAAAAACGAAGAAATTCAAGGCAAATCTTTATCTGATGTTTGCTAAATTCTTCTTCCTTTTGCAACCAAAAAGTAAAAAGAAAAATCTGGGAAACAATTATGTTCTTCACCAAAAACTGGATGCGGAAACCACTTCTCAAATTACGGAGCGATGCAAAGCCAACGGTATTTCCGTACATGCTTTGCTTTGTTCTGCGTTCATGCAGGCCTTTCAGGAAGTAAAAGGGAAAGAAGCCAAAGGTAAGGTGATCAGTCCCGTAGATGTGCGTCATTTTATTCCGGAGATCAAAGAAGATCATTTATTTGCCTTTGCTCCAACGGTAGATCTTGCTCTTAAAAAAGGAAGTTCTGATCTCTTGAACAATGCCCGACATATCAAAGAAGACCTTGTCCAGAAAATTGGTAAGATGGAAGCCCGTGAACTCCTGTGGATGGGTGAACAGATGCACCCGATTGTAGACCGTATGATCTCCATGCTTAAATCCAGCAATGGCGGCCATGATGTAACCCTATCCAATATGGGAAGAATCAACATCCCGAGTGAGTATAAAAACTTCAGCATTGAAACCATCTTCAGTCCAACCGTAGCATTTCCCTGGTTGAACTCAAACACTTTGGTGACGAGTACCTACAACCGTCAGATGGATTTTATATTTTTGTCCAATGAAGACTTCCTGCCAAAAGCAGAAGCCGCTAAAATAAAAGAGAAAGCCATAGCGCTCATGACCACCTCATGA
- a CDS encoding condensation domain-containing protein: MKRRLLFGERMLLGDGTEPFNAVIPFRLRGTFALKDIQQALAKIQKKHPWLKALIAHDEKNIPWFDVPENPISIPVRIVVRKGDDHWQEESRREWNTLFDPKKLPLIRFVWLKGENVSDMLFSFHHCLCDGGSAMAFLYEFLKVLDNPKADIGIENPILGIQDVVPAHILNNRKQKLKAKFIGRLAATAIKVIPTGKKSIDRKDDYLLHWKVNETISQQLVSYCKSNGVTVNTFLSAALLQAFKKIKGTGAFNKVSCPVDIRRFATQVKNDHIFAFGLMIVVSANEKLSFIENLRAMQASVERKTSKLDPYITMMVMESGHDALNNFTKLLKNGKSSNDCMFSNLGRIQIPHEYKEFSVDTIFSPSVIGPLGNTTTLVVSTYRGKMDFSFVGSEGYLPYIDAIAIRDEFMQIIKTQLEYIAVS, encoded by the coding sequence ATGAAAAGAAGATTGTTATTTGGCGAACGAATGTTACTGGGAGACGGAACAGAACCCTTCAATGCGGTGATCCCTTTCAGACTCAGAGGTACCTTTGCATTAAAGGATATCCAGCAGGCTTTGGCTAAGATCCAGAAAAAACATCCGTGGTTAAAAGCGTTGATCGCTCATGACGAGAAAAACATTCCCTGGTTTGATGTTCCTGAAAACCCGATCTCCATTCCGGTACGCATTGTAGTCCGAAAAGGCGACGATCACTGGCAGGAAGAATCCAGAAGAGAATGGAATACCTTATTTGACCCTAAAAAATTACCCCTGATCCGGTTTGTCTGGCTTAAGGGGGAAAACGTTTCTGACATGCTGTTTTCGTTTCACCATTGTTTATGTGATGGTGGTTCTGCAATGGCCTTCCTGTATGAATTTTTAAAAGTATTGGATAATCCAAAAGCGGATATCGGGATAGAAAATCCTATTTTAGGCATTCAGGATGTAGTTCCGGCCCATATTTTAAACAACCGTAAGCAAAAATTAAAAGCTAAATTCATCGGAAGATTAGCCGCTACAGCCATTAAGGTTATTCCTACCGGTAAAAAATCCATTGATAGAAAGGATGATTATCTGCTTCACTGGAAAGTAAATGAAACGATAAGCCAACAACTGGTTTCCTATTGCAAATCCAATGGCGTGACGGTGAACACCTTCTTAAGTGCCGCTTTGCTTCAGGCTTTCAAAAAAATAAAAGGAACCGGAGCTTTCAATAAAGTGTCCTGCCCTGTAGACATCAGACGTTTTGCTACCCAGGTGAAGAACGATCATATTTTTGCTTTTGGGCTGATGATCGTAGTTTCTGCCAATGAAAAGCTGAGCTTTATAGAAAATTTACGTGCGATGCAGGCTTCTGTAGAACGTAAAACCTCTAAGCTTGATCCTTATATTACCATGATGGTGATGGAATCCGGGCATGATGCTTTGAATAATTTCACCAAGCTTTTAAAGAACGGAAAATCCTCTAATGACTGTATGTTTTCCAATCTGGGACGCATTCAGATTCCTCATGAGTATAAAGAATTTTCGGTAGATACTATTTTCAGTCCGTCTGTGATTGGCCCATTGGGAAATACAACGACATTGGTAGTGTCTACCTACCGCGGGAAAATGGATTTTTCCTTTGTGGGAAGCGAAGGCTATTTACCTTATATTGATGCCATCGCCATCCGTGACGAGTTTATGCAGATTATTAAAACCCAACTGGAATACATCGCTGTATCATGA
- a CDS encoding AAA family ATPase — protein MKDLLPKNVVLYYAGFDGRLSGLTQKFTYDFFKDWLTFVSEDSDKQSIGLNINAPIFHFNPNQFNLLLFSIFCKESGDVYKFIREKFGIVGFTDITIFLKSPSWAKGTVNEFWGAEGIIKNALDKFSKASQESEFLKRSISLSYFIPEVLFKLSGYDTDDSFTSEKDIFQTLLALDIMGLLDRIQITLVKEITSEKNIEISSQDLSEGEKQLLSIYGLKQIISTNDESLFLFDEPDTFLHPKWKKEFFNNLYYNTHGNKVSFNDFDIITTHSPEIIGGIEHNSFLRRLIKGKVAQKDLYVKGRDYNSILFEAFDTEKSSDTGKDILSSFYNFLETNQLDKAKQKLDEIINDRGLDDIETQRALDNFDDYN, from the coding sequence ATAAAAGATTTACTTCCTAAAAATGTAGTGCTTTATTATGCAGGTTTTGATGGCAGATTGAGTGGTTTAACACAAAAATTCACTTACGATTTTTTTAAAGACTGGCTTACATTTGTTAGTGAGGATAGTGATAAACAAAGTATTGGATTAAATATCAATGCTCCTATCTTTCATTTTAATCCTAATCAGTTTAATTTATTGCTTTTTAGTATCTTTTGTAAAGAAAGTGGAGACGTATATAAATTTATAAGAGAAAAATTTGGTATAGTAGGCTTTACCGATATTACTATTTTTCTAAAAAGTCCTAGTTGGGCCAAAGGTACAGTAAATGAATTTTGGGGAGCAGAAGGAATTATTAAAAATGCACTTGATAAATTTAGTAAAGCATCTCAAGAATCTGAGTTCCTAAAAAGAAGCATATCTCTTTCTTATTTCATTCCAGAGGTTCTATTTAAACTTTCTGGATATGATACAGATGACTCATTCACATCAGAAAAAGATATTTTTCAAACTCTGTTAGCATTAGATATAATGGGGTTATTGGATAGGATTCAAATTACATTAGTTAAAGAAATCACTTCAGAAAAGAACATTGAAATATCTAGTCAAGATTTAAGTGAGGGGGAAAAACAGCTTTTATCTATTTATGGATTAAAACAAATTATTTCTACAAATGATGAAAGTTTATTCTTGTTTGACGAACCTGACACATTTTTACACCCAAAATGGAAGAAAGAATTCTTTAACAACTTATACTATAATACACACGGAAATAAAGTTTCATTCAATGATTTTGATATTATAACAACTCATTCTCCTGAAATTATTGGAGGGATTGAGCACAATTCTTTCCTAAGAAGATTAATAAAAGGCAAAGTCGCACAAAAAGACTTATACGTAAAAGGTCGTGATTACAACTCTATATTATTTGAAGCCTTTGATACAGAAAAAAGTTCAGACACTGGTAAAGATATTTTATCTTCTTTCTATAATTTTTTAGAAACTAATCAACTGGATAAAGCGAAACAGAAACTAGATGAAATAATAAATGATAGGGGGCTTGATGACATAGAAACTCAAAGAGCATTAGATAATTTTGATGATTATAATTAG
- a CDS encoding glycosyltransferase, whose translation MAKFAFIVPPLTGHVNPTLSIGATLLERGHEVAWISLDPTLEAKLPEGGKLLLIQYDQTDEEKKESEQYLDIISKKVVYGIDSVKFLYEEVLIPLNRHCYNGIVALLKIYQPDLIIGDHQLFAAPIAAKALGIPCATSVTAPAAIKIMNELPKVHEWEVNQIIDLQKELGFSEERSLATSDLLTLVLTSTYFFGDMDDLPSQYQFTGPVLTERRISCEFDWDRLKSATNKKILVSIGTTFDHDHKKAFFQKVVDAFKDEDLTVVVVSDPQLFEQWPDNFMVYQQVPQLDLLPHLDGVVCHGGHNTVSETLSNGIPLVVIPIAYDQSHVAGRVVRTEAGERLNFNRFKAHHLREAVQQILNNPSYREAAQKVGQSFMEAGGASTAANLLETAITKASKHEKPSKFLFVVPPFFGHVSPTLSVGASLIARGHEVKWFGITPLDNKHIPEGGSYFYPEEDLIPYQEEIARILKRQDDGPACSGPEVMKLALEETYVPFAKMMMPGLTRLTESWMPDVIVNDCITFGGALFAHKHHIPCVTTTPVPPDVMGDTEKSAPKIWEWQQNLIKDLQKEVGIHEEGIYIHSHKLNMVFTSQAFAGFDTVPSHMKFVGPVKGRPNDAPFDWDKLNASTTPKIFVSLGTLLVDIRKAFFEKIIAAFKDQPVTVIAATPPEIFEEWPENFIVNSFVPQSAVMQQMDMVICHGGFNTVNDTFRNGLPMLITPIAYDHFHIAKLIEQAGCGISIRYKRLRVEALRETVFELLENPKYRAAAQDVQNTFNLAGGNDKAVELLENFVEEHSTLASV comes from the coding sequence ATGGCTAAATTTGCATTTATAGTTCCACCCTTGACAGGACATGTCAACCCTACCCTAAGCATCGGTGCTACGCTGTTGGAAAGAGGGCATGAAGTAGCATGGATCAGCCTTGACCCGACTTTAGAGGCGAAACTTCCCGAGGGCGGAAAATTATTACTGATCCAATACGATCAGACCGACGAAGAAAAGAAAGAAAGCGAACAGTATCTCGATATTATTTCCAAAAAAGTAGTGTATGGAATCGACAGTGTGAAGTTCCTTTACGAAGAAGTTCTTATTCCACTGAACAGACATTGCTATAATGGAATTGTTGCTTTATTAAAGATATATCAACCTGATTTGATTATTGGTGACCATCAATTATTTGCCGCTCCGATAGCAGCAAAAGCATTAGGGATTCCTTGTGCGACTTCCGTTACCGCTCCGGCTGCCATTAAAATCATGAATGAGCTGCCAAAAGTACACGAATGGGAAGTGAATCAAATCATCGACTTACAAAAGGAGCTTGGCTTCAGTGAAGAACGTTCTCTGGCCACTTCAGATCTGTTGACGCTTGTTTTAACTTCAACCTATTTCTTTGGGGATATGGATGATCTTCCTTCTCAATATCAATTTACAGGGCCGGTTCTTACCGAACGTCGTATCTCATGTGAATTTGATTGGGACCGATTAAAAAGTGCTACTAATAAAAAGATTTTAGTAAGCATCGGAACTACTTTCGATCACGATCATAAAAAAGCATTCTTCCAAAAAGTAGTGGATGCTTTCAAAGACGAAGATTTAACGGTTGTCGTGGTTTCTGATCCGCAGCTTTTCGAGCAGTGGCCGGACAACTTTATGGTGTATCAGCAGGTTCCGCAATTGGATCTGTTACCTCATCTTGATGGCGTAGTTTGCCATGGCGGTCACAATACCGTTTCCGAAACCTTATCCAACGGAATTCCTTTGGTAGTCATTCCGATTGCGTATGACCAGTCGCACGTTGCAGGACGTGTGGTGCGTACAGAAGCGGGTGAACGACTGAACTTTAACAGATTTAAAGCCCATCACCTGAGAGAAGCGGTACAACAAATTTTAAACAACCCGAGCTACCGTGAGGCCGCTCAAAAAGTAGGACAATCTTTTATGGAAGCAGGGGGAGCATCTACAGCAGCTAATTTATTGGAAACGGCGATTACTAAAGCCTCAAAACACGAAAAACCATCTAAATTTTTATTCGTTGTTCCACCATTTTTCGGACATGTGAGCCCTACTTTAAGTGTGGGAGCCAGTCTGATTGCCCGTGGCCACGAAGTAAAATGGTTCGGTATTACGCCTTTAGACAACAAGCATATCCCTGAAGGAGGTTCTTATTTCTATCCGGAAGAAGATTTAATTCCGTATCAGGAAGAAATTGCCCGTATTTTAAAAAGACAAGATGACGGTCCGGCTTGTTCCGGTCCTGAAGTCATGAAACTGGCATTGGAAGAAACCTATGTTCCTTTCGCTAAAATGATGATGCCGGGATTAACGAGATTAACAGAAAGCTGGATGCCTGATGTAATTGTAAACGACTGTATCACTTTCGGAGGCGCGCTTTTCGCTCATAAACATCATATTCCTTGTGTAACCACAACACCTGTTCCACCGGATGTGATGGGAGATACTGAAAAAAGTGCCCCTAAAATCTGGGAATGGCAGCAAAATCTGATCAAAGACTTACAAAAAGAAGTAGGCATTCACGAGGAAGGAATTTACATCCATTCACATAAACTGAATATGGTATTTACGTCACAAGCCTTTGCCGGTTTTGACACTGTACCATCTCACATGAAATTTGTAGGCCCGGTAAAAGGCCGTCCGAACGATGCTCCATTTGACTGGGATAAATTAAATGCTTCTACCACTCCAAAGATCTTTGTATCATTGGGAACGCTGTTGGTAGACATCAGAAAAGCTTTCTTTGAAAAGATTATCGCAGCATTTAAAGATCAGCCGGTAACGGTGATTGCCGCTACTCCACCTGAAATTTTTGAAGAATGGCCGGAAAACTTTATCGTGAACAGCTTCGTACCGCAATCCGCAGTCATGCAGCAAATGGATATGGTGATCTGCCACGGTGGTTTCAATACTGTGAATGATACCTTCCGTAATGGTTTACCAATGTTGATCACGCCTATCGCTTACGACCATTTTCATATTGCGAAACTGATCGAGCAGGCAGGTTGCGGAATCAGTATCCGATACAAAAGACTTCGTGTAGAGGCTCTTCGTGAAACTGTTTTTGAATTACTGGAAAACCCTAAATACAGAGCTGCAGCCCAAGATGTTCAAAATACCTTTAATCTTGCCGGAGGTAATGATAAAGCCGTAGAATTACTGGAAAACTTTGTAGAGGAACATTCCACATTAGCTTCAGTATAA
- a CDS encoding restriction endonuclease subunit S → MSNNIRFVKFSTLYNWDVKQFVESSSIYTDNLKIVPFKQFARPASLNRIHIQDDEDYKILGVRSYGFGAYVNRKVKGKSLKMKVYQQVKSNHLYWCKVDTKNGAFGIITEEISDGVASSNMTLAELDLSVINPDFLQIFFKSKKFNEYMDSFVTGTTNRKYIRPSQIFEDIKIPLPPLNDEDAKIKSISNEITQKKLVDSYFKKIEEAEIAKINAQDTEKKIEEYLFEELGINEINHRDSNYGLSFIRFKNLTKWSVNDISKKALLNSSIYPNKKLKDVVEINPTTSFLKFDTETETAFIPMVNISDIEGKVIKYNKGYVGKSKGYTKFIDGDLLWARITPCMENGKSAIVNNMPNNIGYGSTEYHIIRSNDETFLEYIHFLLRLNLVLQDAKLHFTGSAGQQRVPKSYLENLEIPIPPSNIQETIVKTIIKLKEDIKSYRSLESSLRKDALWDFEKKIFKN, encoded by the coding sequence ATGAGCAATAATATTAGGTTTGTTAAATTTTCAACTCTTTATAATTGGGATGTAAAACAGTTTGTCGAAAGCTCTTCTATTTATACAGATAATTTAAAAATAGTTCCTTTTAAACAATTTGCACGACCCGCAAGTTTAAATCGTATCCACATTCAAGATGATGAGGACTATAAAATTTTAGGTGTTAGATCTTATGGTTTCGGAGCGTATGTAAACAGAAAAGTAAAAGGTAAATCCTTAAAAATGAAGGTTTATCAACAGGTAAAATCTAATCATCTTTATTGGTGTAAAGTAGATACAAAAAATGGTGCATTTGGAATAATAACAGAAGAAATATCAGATGGTGTAGCTTCTTCCAATATGACCCTAGCTGAGTTAGATTTAAGTGTTATTAACCCTGATTTTCTTCAAATTTTCTTTAAGAGCAAGAAGTTTAATGAGTACATGGATAGTTTTGTTACCGGAACTACCAATAGAAAATATATTAGACCAAGTCAAATTTTTGAAGATATAAAAATTCCGCTCCCTCCGTTAAATGATGAAGATGCTAAGATAAAAAGCATTTCTAATGAGATAACTCAGAAAAAATTAGTAGATTCTTATTTTAAAAAAATAGAAGAAGCAGAGATAGCAAAAATAAATGCACAAGACACAGAAAAGAAGATTGAAGAATATTTGTTTGAAGAACTTGGTATAAATGAAATAAATCATCGGGATAGTAATTATGGTCTAAGTTTTATTAGGTTCAAAAATCTCACAAAATGGAGTGTGAATGACATATCCAAAAAAGCATTGCTCAACTCCTCTATTTATCCAAATAAAAAATTAAAAGATGTTGTTGAAATAAACCCAACAACTAGTTTTTTAAAATTTGATACAGAAACAGAGACTGCATTTATACCCATGGTTAATATTTCCGATATAGAAGGAAAAGTAATTAAATATAATAAAGGTTATGTTGGAAAATCAAAAGGATATACAAAATTTATTGATGGAGATTTGCTTTGGGCAAGAATCACTCCTTGCATGGAAAATGGTAAATCGGCAATTGTAAATAATATGCCAAATAATATAGGTTATGGTTCAACAGAGTATCACATCATTAGAAGTAATGATGAAACTTTTTTAGAATATATACATTTTCTCTTAAGATTAAATCTAGTTCTACAAGATGCAAAATTACACTTTACAGGTTCAGCAGGGCAGCAGAGAGTGCCAAAGTCTTATTTGGAAAATTTAGAAATTCCAATACCTCCAAGTAATATACAAGAAACTATAGTAAAAACTATCATCAAACTCAAAGAAGATATTAAATCATATCGCAGTTTAGAATCTAGTTTAAGAAAAGATGCTCTCTGGGATTTTGAAAAAAAAATATTTAAAAACTGA
- a CDS encoding acyl carrier protein — MDTVNATLKMNHEELFTLLKGFITEVIGAEFVEEMDITPESSFTKDLEMDSIEIVSFSEKIKAHFGDQIDFTGWLSSMDLDQLINLDLSMIINYIYECQ, encoded by the coding sequence ATGGACACTGTAAACGCAACATTAAAAATGAACCACGAAGAACTTTTTACTTTATTAAAAGGTTTTATTACTGAAGTGATAGGTGCTGAATTTGTAGAGGAGATGGATATTACTCCGGAAAGTTCATTCACCAAAGATCTTGAAATGGACAGCATCGAGATTGTCTCGTTCTCTGAAAAGATCAAGGCGCATTTTGGCGATCAGATCGACTTTACAGGTTGGTTATCTTCTATGGATCTTGACCAGCTTATTAATCTTGACCTTAGTATGATCATCAATTATATCTACGAATGCCAATAA